The Formosa sp. Hel1_33_131 genome window below encodes:
- a CDS encoding DUF5723 family protein: MRWLIFLGVFVSLHAQNKQLLYGFKDVPQQILLNPGAQVDHRGYIGVPLLSHIHFNAGITGFSAFDVFADDGKDFNQKIRDVVYKMDAKDFFGFNQQLEFFSAGLSLQTSLDKFVYISFGMYQESDLFSYFPEDLAILAYEGNHNNLNRRFDLGQLNVSAEVLSVFHLGINKKINSKWTVGLRGKIYSSIAQASSTENNGSFRTVQGADNSLNHIFDLDIKLQTSGLSFLEEPNANEGLAILKKRLLFGGNLGLGIDLGFTYQPSPEWTIDASLQDIGFINYSKDVKNYALEGYLEYDGIQALFPEVVTDQTAQDYWDEVSTVFDELFEIDSTTTAYTKWRPIKLNSSVSYNFGKKTDQECNCLDKSDPTFQNRVGAHLFAMKRPNHLQWALSAFYYRKFFKGLQFKTTYTVDAYSFTNVGLGMSAAVGAVQFYIMADNLLDYQNLAKSQSVSLQLGFNYIFKNNEN; encoded by the coding sequence ATGAGGTGGCTAATATTTTTGGGAGTCTTTGTATCCCTACATGCGCAAAACAAGCAACTCTTATATGGTTTTAAAGATGTTCCACAACAAATTCTTTTAAACCCAGGGGCTCAAGTCGATCATCGAGGGTATATAGGGGTGCCCTTACTCTCTCATATTCATTTTAATGCAGGCATCACTGGATTTTCTGCATTTGATGTTTTTGCCGATGATGGAAAAGATTTCAATCAAAAAATTAGAGACGTAGTTTATAAAATGGATGCCAAGGATTTTTTCGGATTCAATCAACAATTAGAATTCTTTTCGGCGGGACTTAGCTTACAGACGTCTTTAGATAAATTTGTTTACATTTCATTTGGTATGTATCAAGAATCAGATCTATTTTCCTACTTTCCAGAAGATTTAGCTATTCTGGCTTATGAAGGAAATCATAATAACTTAAATAGGCGTTTTGATTTAGGACAACTGAATGTAAGTGCTGAGGTGTTATCCGTTTTTCATTTGGGTATTAATAAAAAAATCAATTCTAAATGGACCGTAGGCCTCAGAGGTAAAATATATTCGAGCATTGCACAGGCGTCATCAACAGAGAATAATGGGTCTTTTAGGACGGTACAGGGGGCGGATAATTCCCTGAATCATATTTTTGATCTTGACATCAAATTACAAACTTCGGGGCTTTCCTTTTTGGAAGAACCCAATGCCAACGAGGGATTGGCTATTTTAAAAAAACGGCTGTTATTTGGTGGAAATTTAGGGTTGGGTATCGATTTAGGGTTCACCTACCAACCCTCCCCAGAATGGACGATAGATGCAAGTCTTCAAGATATTGGTTTTATCAATTATTCTAAGGATGTTAAGAATTACGCTCTGGAGGGGTATTTAGAATATGACGGTATTCAAGCGCTGTTTCCAGAGGTTGTCACAGACCAAACGGCACAAGATTATTGGGATGAGGTTTCAACAGTGTTTGATGAGTTATTTGAAATTGACAGTACCACAACTGCGTACACCAAGTGGAGACCAATAAAACTCAACAGTTCTGTCAGTTATAATTTTGGAAAAAAAACAGATCAAGAATGCAATTGTCTTGACAAGTCAGATCCAACTTTTCAAAATAGAGTAGGGGCACATCTGTTTGCCATGAAACGTCCCAATCATTTACAGTGGGCACTGTCGGCATTTTATTATCGTAAATTCTTCAAAGGTCTGCAGTTCAAAACAACCTATACTGTGGATGCATATTCATTTACAAACGTTGGACTTGGGATGTCTGCCGCCGTAGGAGCCGTACAATTTTACATCATGGCCGATAATTTATTGGATTATCAAAACTTGGCTAAATCACAAAGTGTATCTTTACAATTAGGTTTTAACTATATATTTAAAAACAATGAAAACTAA
- a CDS encoding YjjG family noncanonical pyrimidine nucleotidase produces MTFHHKKHIFFDLDHTLWDFDKNSALTFEKVFKLNNLDIDLNTFLEVYVPINLQYWKLYREEKIDKKNLKFARLNDAFKALKIDIPTRIIHKLSDDYITHLCTFNHLFPGTIELLDYLQPNYQLHIITNGFKEVQHGKLNQSNIDHYFQTVTNSEMVGVKKPNPRIFNHALQMAKASKEESLMIGDNLEADIMGALNFGMEAICYNFHKEALAADIIGVDHLLELKNYI; encoded by the coding sequence ATGACATTTCATCATAAAAAACATATATTTTTCGACCTCGACCATACGCTTTGGGATTTTGATAAAAACTCCGCATTGACCTTTGAGAAGGTATTTAAATTAAACAATTTAGATATAGACTTGAATACCTTTTTGGAGGTGTATGTCCCCATCAATTTACAGTATTGGAAGTTGTATCGAGAAGAAAAAATTGATAAAAAGAATTTAAAATTTGCGCGACTCAATGATGCCTTTAAGGCACTAAAAATAGATATTCCAACAAGAATCATCCATAAATTGTCGGATGATTATATCACACACCTTTGTACGTTTAATCACCTGTTTCCAGGAACGATTGAGCTTTTGGATTATTTACAACCGAACTATCAACTTCACATCATCACCAATGGGTTTAAAGAAGTTCAGCATGGGAAATTAAATCAATCTAATATTGACCATTATTTTCAGACGGTGACCAACTCCGAAATGGTGGGCGTCAAGAAACCAAACCCTAGAATTTTCAATCATGCGCTTCAAATGGCAAAAGCATCCAAAGAAGAAAGTTTGATGATTGGAGACAACCTTGAAGCGGATATTATGGGGGCGCTCAATTTTGGAATGGAAGCGATTTGTTATAATTTTCACAAGGAAGCTTTAGCGGCGGATATTATTGGCGTGGATCATTTATTAGAATTAAAAAATTATATTTAG
- a CDS encoding polysaccharide deacetylase family protein, which produces MLLVYTSKITPRLRFVFKQICTRILNIPVSFTSVIEEFIAHDRLKMSYGSQPLGSEFFIRSNGLLLEQGLSDLELNVQPWEDTKCFFSSGEKSHIPFDIFSAAFYLLSRYEEYLPHVKDNYGRFTKEESLAFQSGFLHQPVIDIWAYKFKAALQVQYPNQEFESRQFSINPVIDVPVAYYFKNKGFLRTIGGIGSDLFRFRFKFLYDRFPVLFGFKKDPYDNFKWIINRQKTTQTKFNVFFLIGNLTTYDKNNSINKKEFVSLIKSVADYCNVGIKASYMALDSMAVLKSEKRQMDAVVNSVTTSARSSFSKVNLPSTYRNYIDLEINSDYTMGYPESIGFRAGTCTPFLFYDLDYEIQTPLMIHPFQLMDFVLLKHSSFLDKKETLLKAISEVKKVNGRFTFIFHNYAFSPTKRWSDFKSLFNIILDSTNDISS; this is translated from the coding sequence ATGCTGTTAGTTTATACTTCTAAAATCACCCCGAGACTCCGATTTGTTTTTAAACAAATCTGTACGCGAATTCTCAATATCCCTGTTTCTTTTACGAGTGTAATTGAAGAATTTATTGCGCACGACCGTCTCAAAATGTCTTACGGTTCACAACCTTTAGGAAGCGAGTTTTTTATAAGAAGTAATGGGCTTTTATTAGAACAAGGCTTGTCAGATTTAGAGCTGAATGTTCAGCCATGGGAGGATACCAAATGTTTTTTTAGTAGTGGAGAAAAAAGTCACATCCCTTTTGACATTTTCTCTGCCGCTTTTTATTTGTTAAGTCGATATGAAGAGTATTTGCCACACGTTAAAGATAATTATGGGCGTTTTACCAAAGAAGAAAGTTTGGCTTTTCAATCGGGCTTTTTACACCAACCCGTAATTGATATTTGGGCTTATAAATTTAAAGCAGCCTTACAAGTACAGTATCCCAACCAAGAATTTGAGTCTCGCCAGTTTTCAATCAATCCCGTGATTGATGTGCCTGTAGCCTATTATTTTAAAAACAAAGGATTTTTAAGAACGATAGGAGGGATCGGATCTGATTTGTTTCGGTTTCGGTTTAAGTTTTTATACGATCGTTTTCCTGTGTTGTTTGGATTTAAAAAAGATCCGTACGACAATTTTAAATGGATCATTAACCGTCAAAAAACAACGCAAACAAAGTTTAATGTGTTTTTCTTAATTGGTAATTTAACCACTTACGATAAAAATAATAGCATCAATAAAAAGGAGTTTGTATCCTTAATTAAATCGGTAGCTGATTACTGTAATGTGGGTATCAAAGCTTCGTATATGGCGTTAGATTCAATGGCGGTTTTAAAATCCGAAAAACGACAAATGGATGCGGTGGTCAATTCCGTTACAACCTCGGCACGTTCTTCGTTTTCTAAAGTTAATTTACCATCGACTTATCGAAATTATATTGATCTGGAAATTAATTCAGATTATACGATGGGGTATCCAGAATCAATTGGATTTAGGGCGGGTACTTGTACGCCGTTTTTATTTTATGATTTAGATTATGAAATTCAAACTCCCCTTATGATTCACCCGTTTCAACTGATGGATTTCGTACTGCTTAAACATTCCTCATTTTTAGACAAAAAAGAAACCTTACTCAAAGCGATTTCCGAAGTTAAAAAGGTAAACGGTAGGTTTACATTTATCTTTCATAACTATGCGTTTAGTCCAACGAAGCGTTGGTCCGATTTCAAATCATTATTTAATATTATACTCGATTCCACGAATGACATTTCATCATAA
- the radC gene encoding RadC family protein gives MTMSPKSFPIKNWSQDDQPREKLRDKGPLSLSDSELIAILIGSGWVQESAVDLSKRILASVDHDLQNLGKLSTVHLMTFKGIGEAKAIKIAAAMELSRRRRETDPKKLDKINTSRSVFEIMNPLLGHLSHEEFWVLYLNNSNKILAKTQMSKGGMTSTTVDVRIVMKQALEHSATAIVLVHNHPSGSLHPSKSDTQLTEKFKLAAESLDIKVLDHIIVTEKNYFSFADESLL, from the coding sequence ATGACAATGTCCCCCAAATCATTCCCCATAAAAAACTGGTCTCAAGACGACCAACCTCGCGAAAAACTAAGAGATAAAGGGCCCCTTTCCTTGAGCGATTCAGAATTGATTGCTATATTAATTGGCTCTGGATGGGTGCAAGAAAGTGCTGTGGATTTATCCAAACGGATCTTAGCGAGTGTGGATCATGATTTACAAAATTTAGGGAAATTGTCAACGGTTCATCTAATGACGTTTAAAGGGATAGGAGAGGCAAAAGCCATTAAAATTGCGGCAGCTATGGAGCTCAGTCGTCGCCGTCGCGAAACAGATCCAAAAAAATTAGATAAAATCAATACCAGTCGTTCCGTGTTTGAGATTATGAACCCGCTTTTGGGACATCTTTCTCATGAAGAATTTTGGGTTTTATATCTCAATAATTCCAACAAAATACTAGCAAAAACACAGATGAGTAAAGGAGGGATGACGAGCACGACTGTAGATGTTCGCATTGTGATGAAGCAAGCCTTGGAGCATTCAGCCACCGCGATTGTTCTGGTGCATAACCACCCATCTGGGTCGCTTCATCCAAGTAAATCTGACACCCAATTAACTGAGAAATTTAAATTAGCAGCGGAAAGTTTAGATATTAAAGTCTTAGACCATATAATTGTCACAGAAAAGAACTATTTTAGTTTTGCCGATGAAAGCTTATTATAA
- a CDS encoding UDP-N-acetylmuramate--L-alanine ligase, with the protein MNVHFIAIGGAAMHNLALALHYKGMQVTGSDDTIFEPSKSRLNAAGLLPTSFGWFSEKITKTLDAVVLGMHAKEDNPELLKAQELGLKIYSYPEFLYEQSKHKTRVVIGGSHGKTTITAMILHVLNYHDIEVDYMVGAQLEGFDVMVKLTDGADFMVLEGDEYLSSPIDRRPKFHLYQPNIALLSGIAWDHINVFPTFENYLEQFKIFVNSITVGGSISYNTEDLNVKTIVEESDNQIRKFPYQTPEHTIEDGVTYLETEEGPLPLEIFGAHNLNNLAGSKWICQQMGVDQDDFYEAISSFSGASKRLEKVAENTNCVVYKDFAHSPSKVKATTEAVKSQYPKRPLVACLELHTYSSLNAGFLEHYKGTLDAADTAVVFYSPQAVEIKKLESVSKTQIETAFERDDLIIYTDSQLFKNYITTLEFAQKTVLLMSSGSYGGLDFEALKNKVSDPS; encoded by the coding sequence ATGAATGTACATTTTATTGCTATAGGAGGTGCTGCGATGCACAATTTAGCCTTGGCGCTTCACTACAAAGGGATGCAAGTTACGGGCAGTGACGACACCATTTTTGAGCCTTCTAAATCGCGATTAAACGCAGCGGGACTGTTGCCAACTAGTTTTGGTTGGTTCTCTGAAAAAATCACTAAAACCTTGGATGCGGTAGTACTTGGAATGCATGCCAAAGAAGACAATCCCGAACTTTTGAAAGCGCAGGAACTGGGACTAAAAATATATTCATATCCAGAGTTTTTATACGAACAATCCAAACACAAAACACGGGTAGTGATTGGCGGGAGTCATGGAAAGACGACCATTACAGCCATGATATTACACGTCTTAAATTACCACGATATTGAAGTGGATTATATGGTAGGCGCACAGTTGGAAGGGTTTGATGTGATGGTAAAACTGACCGATGGTGCCGATTTTATGGTGCTTGAAGGTGATGAATATTTAAGTTCGCCAATTGATCGCCGTCCAAAATTTCATTTATACCAACCTAATATTGCACTCTTAAGTGGGATTGCATGGGATCATATCAATGTGTTTCCGACCTTTGAAAATTACTTAGAACAGTTTAAAATTTTCGTCAATAGCATTACGGTTGGCGGAAGTATTTCTTACAATACCGAGGATCTTAATGTGAAAACAATCGTTGAAGAAAGTGACAATCAAATTCGTAAATTTCCGTACCAAACTCCTGAGCATACCATCGAAGATGGGGTTACTTATCTGGAGACGGAAGAAGGTCCACTTCCGCTCGAAATTTTTGGAGCACATAACCTAAATAATCTTGCAGGCTCTAAATGGATTTGCCAACAAATGGGTGTGGATCAAGATGATTTTTACGAAGCGATCTCCAGTTTTTCGGGAGCAAGTAAGCGCTTAGAAAAGGTGGCTGAAAATACCAATTGTGTGGTGTATAAAGATTTTGCTCATTCCCCAAGTAAGGTGAAAGCCACCACGGAAGCCGTCAAGTCACAATACCCAAAACGCCCATTGGTTGCCTGTTTAGAATTGCATACCTACAGCAGTTTAAATGCAGGATTTCTAGAACACTATAAAGGGACTCTGGATGCAGCAGATACAGCGGTGGTGTTTTATTCGCCTCAAGCCGTTGAAATAAAAAAATTAGAGTCCGTAAGTAAAACTCAAATTGAAACCGCTTTTGAGCGTGACGACTTGATTATTTACACAGATTCTCAGCTTTTTAAAAACTATATTACTACCTTAGAATTTGCTCAAAAAACAGTGTTGCTCATGAGTTCTGGAAGTTATGGAGGCTTGGATTTTGAAGCTCTTAAAAATAAAGTATCTGACCCAAGTTGA
- the obgE gene encoding GTPase ObgE: MTEGNFVDYVKMFACSGSGGKGSVHLHREKFITKGGPDGGDGGRGGHVIVRGNEHLWTLHHLKFKRHFRAGHGGSGSKSRSTGADGEDVYVDVPLGTVLRDTDTNEVLFEITENHEEVILCQGGKGGLGNWNFRSSTNQTPRYAQPGLPMEEKYVTIELKILADVGLVGFPNAGKSTLLSVVTSAKPKIADYEFTTLKPNLGIVEYRDYQSFVMADIPGIIEGAAEGKGLGHYFLRHIERNSILLFLIPADADDIKKQYDILLDELRRYNPEMLDKDRLIAISKSDMLDDELKAELTEELEAELPIDYLFISSVAQTGIVQLKDSLWAMLNR, encoded by the coding sequence ATGACGGAAGGTAATTTTGTAGATTATGTAAAAATGTTTGCTTGCTCTGGTAGCGGAGGAAAAGGATCTGTACACCTTCATCGCGAGAAATTTATTACAAAAGGAGGTCCTGACGGAGGAGATGGTGGTCGTGGTGGCCATGTGATTGTTCGAGGAAACGAACATCTTTGGACGTTACATCACTTGAAATTCAAACGTCACTTTAGAGCTGGTCACGGGGGCAGTGGAAGTAAAAGTCGTAGTACGGGAGCCGATGGAGAAGATGTGTATGTTGATGTGCCTTTAGGAACCGTTCTTCGAGATACAGACACCAATGAAGTTCTTTTTGAAATTACAGAAAATCATGAAGAAGTCATCCTTTGTCAAGGCGGTAAAGGGGGTTTAGGAAATTGGAATTTTAGATCGTCCACCAACCAAACGCCACGCTACGCACAGCCTGGACTTCCGATGGAAGAAAAATATGTGACCATCGAACTCAAAATTTTAGCAGATGTGGGATTGGTTGGATTTCCAAATGCTGGAAAATCAACCTTATTATCTGTAGTCACTTCGGCGAAGCCAAAAATTGCCGATTATGAATTTACAACCTTAAAACCAAATTTAGGGATTGTCGAATATAGAGACTACCAATCATTTGTGATGGCTGACATTCCTGGAATTATAGAGGGTGCCGCCGAAGGAAAAGGATTGGGGCATTATTTTTTACGACATATCGAACGAAACTCCATTCTTTTGTTTTTGATCCCTGCCGATGCGGATGACATCAAAAAACAATACGATATTCTCTTAGATGAGTTGCGTCGTTACAATCCGGAGATGCTTGATAAAGACCGTCTGATTGCCATTTCAAAAAGTGACATGCTGGATGATGAATTAAAGGCAGAATTGACTGAAGAGTTGGAGGCAGAATTACCTATTGATTATTTGTTTATTTCATCGGTAGCACAAACAGGAATTGTTCAACTCAAAGATAGTTTGTGGGCAATGTTAAATCGTTAA
- a CDS encoding 5-(carboxyamino)imidazole ribonucleotide synthase yields the protein MEYFSSNFKLGILGGGQLGKMLLYTTRKFDIHTCVLDPSPEAPSKLACNEFFQGDLMDYGTVYNFGKKVNTLTIEIENINVDALKALEKEGVNVFPSSKTLETIQNKAKQKLFYIDHNLPTAPFKRFAYTDEISTSLEHSSIEFPFVWKSAQFGYDGTGVKIVRSVEDLKGLPNVECITEDLIPFKSELAVIVARNEKGDVKVYPVVEMEFHPEANQVEYVLCPARISKEIAAKAELIALKTSAAFEHVGLLAVELFLTQDDKIIINEVAPRPHNSGHQTIEASYTSQFEQHIRAILGLPMGSTENKLSGVMVNLVGAEGHTGEVVYENIEKLMEMDGVTPHIYGKKETRPFRKMGHVTIVHPNIETAREIAQQVKQSIKVISK from the coding sequence ATGGAGTATTTCTCATCAAACTTCAAACTTGGTATTTTAGGTGGCGGTCAGCTCGGGAAAATGTTACTTTACACCACTCGAAAATTTGACATTCATACCTGTGTTTTAGATCCCAGCCCAGAAGCACCAAGCAAACTTGCCTGTAACGAATTCTTTCAAGGGGATTTGATGGATTATGGCACCGTTTATAATTTTGGCAAAAAAGTAAACACCCTCACCATCGAAATTGAAAATATCAATGTTGATGCCCTCAAAGCACTTGAAAAAGAAGGAGTCAATGTATTTCCTTCTTCAAAAACCTTAGAAACCATTCAGAATAAAGCAAAACAAAAATTGTTTTATATCGATCATAATTTACCCACAGCACCTTTTAAAAGGTTTGCTTATACCGATGAAATTTCCACATCCTTAGAGCACAGCAGTATTGAGTTTCCATTTGTGTGGAAAAGTGCTCAATTTGGATATGACGGCACTGGCGTGAAAATTGTGCGCTCCGTAGAGGATTTGAAAGGATTGCCAAATGTCGAGTGCATTACAGAAGATTTAATACCATTCAAAAGTGAATTGGCAGTGATTGTTGCAAGAAATGAAAAGGGGGATGTGAAAGTGTATCCTGTGGTAGAAATGGAGTTTCATCCAGAGGCCAACCAAGTCGAATATGTGTTATGCCCTGCTAGAATTTCTAAAGAAATCGCAGCCAAAGCAGAACTAATCGCCTTAAAAACATCCGCAGCATTTGAGCACGTAGGACTTTTGGCCGTCGAACTATTTTTGACACAAGACGATAAAATTATTATAAACGAAGTCGCACCAAGACCTCATAATTCAGGACACCAAACCATTGAAGCCAGTTATACCTCTCAATTTGAACAACACATTAGAGCGATTTTAGGCTTGCCAATGGGAAGCACTGAAAATAAACTCAGTGGTGTGATGGTTAATCTGGTCGGAGCAGAAGGGCACACTGGAGAAGTGGTCTATGAAAATATAGAAAAATTGATGGAGATGGATGGCGTCACGCCACACATCTATGGGAAGAAAGAAACACGACCTTTTCGGAAAATGGGACATGTGACCATCGTTCATCCAAATATCGAAACTGCACGTGAAATCGCACAACAAGTCAAACAGTCAATCAAAGTAATAAGTAAATAA
- the purE gene encoding 5-(carboxyamino)imidazole ribonucleotide mutase codes for MAQVGIIMGSDSDMPVMKEAIAILEGFDIQVEVDIVSAHRTPEKLFDYGSKAHQRGLKVIIAGAGGAAHLPGMIASLSPLPVIGVPVKSSNSIDGWDSILSILQMPGGVPVATVALNGAKNAGILAAQIIGASDTCVLDKILIYKEGLKLKVLEASKNIKS; via the coding sequence ATGGCACAAGTAGGAATCATTATGGGAAGCGACAGCGACATGCCTGTCATGAAAGAAGCAATTGCAATTCTTGAAGGATTTGACATCCAAGTAGAAGTGGACATCGTTTCCGCACACCGTACGCCCGAGAAGTTATTTGACTACGGATCCAAAGCGCATCAGCGTGGATTGAAAGTCATCATTGCTGGCGCTGGTGGTGCTGCACATTTACCTGGAATGATTGCCTCGTTAAGTCCATTACCCGTTATTGGGGTTCCCGTAAAATCGAGCAATTCTATCGATGGATGGGATTCTATACTATCCATTTTACAAATGCCCGGAGGAGTTCCTGTAGCAACTGTCGCCCTAAATGGCGCTAAAAATGCAGGCATCTTAGCAGCACAAATTATTGGAGCATCAGACACATGTGTTTTAGACAAAATCTTAATATATAAAGAAGGTTTGAAATTAAAAGTCCTAGAAGCATCTAAGAACATTAAATCCTAA
- a CDS encoding M3 family metallopeptidase, with amino-acid sequence MNILDSRFDTPYNTAPFSKIKTDAFLPSFVKAIETAKKEIDQIVENKAAPTFENTIEALDYTGEQLDRISSIFFNLNAAETNEDIQKIAQEVSPLLTEFSNDVALNTALFERVKSVYNTKASLSLTEEQKTLLDKKYKGFSRNGANLNADQKEILRVIDKEQSQLQLTFGENILAETNRYELLITEVSDLEGLPEGAIEAAKQMAEEKDKKGWLLTLDYPSYVPFMTYAKNRNLRKQLALAFGQKGFQNDNLDNQDIVLKITQLRYKRAQLLGYETHAHFVLEERMAKTPETVRTFLEDLLEKAQPAAKKEFEELENFAKNLDNIDRLEKWDSAYYSEKLKQERFNFDDEQLKPYFKLENVIEGAFTVAQKLFGLQFVQTDTIDTYHKDVMTYKVEDSKQNLVAIFYADFFPRAGKRNGAWMTSYKSQYVKNTKNERPHVSIVCNFTKPTSTKPSLLTFNEVTTLFHEFGHALHGMLADTIYPSLSGTSVAWDFVELPSQIMENWCYEKEALALFAKHYKTGESIPMELIDKIKAASTFQQGMQTLRQLSFGLLDMSWHGVDPTEITNVKQHETAAFLETQLFPDVAENCMSTAFAHIFQGGYSSGYYSYKWAEVLDADAFEYFKENDLFDPEIAAAFKTHVLSKGGTQDPLELYVKFRGQKPKAEALLKRSGLLN; translated from the coding sequence ATGAACATACTCGATTCGCGTTTTGACACGCCTTACAATACCGCACCTTTTTCGAAAATTAAAACAGATGCATTTTTACCTTCATTTGTAAAAGCAATTGAAACGGCTAAAAAAGAAATTGATCAAATTGTTGAAAATAAAGCGGCCCCTACGTTTGAAAATACAATTGAAGCCTTGGACTATACGGGCGAACAACTCGATCGAATTTCAAGCATTTTCTTTAATTTGAATGCCGCTGAAACCAACGAAGATATTCAAAAAATTGCTCAAGAAGTCTCTCCTTTATTAACGGAGTTTTCAAATGATGTCGCTTTAAATACGGCTCTTTTTGAACGGGTGAAATCCGTTTACAACACCAAAGCATCACTTTCATTAACCGAAGAGCAAAAAACACTTTTAGATAAAAAATACAAAGGTTTTTCTAGAAATGGTGCCAACCTCAACGCCGATCAAAAAGAAATTTTGCGCGTGATTGACAAAGAGCAAAGCCAACTCCAACTCACCTTTGGTGAAAATATTTTAGCAGAAACCAACCGCTATGAACTTCTAATTACGGAAGTGTCGGATTTAGAGGGACTGCCAGAAGGCGCGATTGAAGCTGCCAAGCAAATGGCAGAAGAAAAAGATAAAAAAGGATGGTTACTCACCCTCGATTATCCCAGCTATGTGCCTTTTATGACCTACGCAAAAAATAGAAACTTAAGAAAACAACTTGCCCTTGCCTTTGGTCAAAAAGGATTCCAAAATGATAATTTAGACAACCAAGACATTGTTTTAAAAATTACACAATTACGTTACAAAAGAGCTCAACTTTTAGGATATGAAACCCATGCGCATTTTGTGTTAGAAGAGCGGATGGCTAAAACCCCTGAAACGGTGCGCACTTTTTTAGAAGACCTTTTGGAAAAAGCACAGCCGGCAGCCAAAAAAGAGTTTGAAGAACTGGAAAATTTCGCCAAAAATTTAGACAACATTGATCGTTTAGAAAAATGGGACAGTGCCTATTACTCTGAAAAATTAAAGCAAGAACGCTTCAACTTTGATGACGAACAACTGAAGCCTTACTTCAAATTAGAAAATGTGATTGAAGGGGCTTTTACAGTCGCACAAAAATTATTTGGATTACAGTTTGTACAAACGGACACTATTGACACCTATCACAAAGATGTGATGACCTATAAAGTAGAAGATTCAAAACAAAATTTAGTCGCCATTTTTTATGCAGATTTTTTCCCGAGAGCAGGGAAACGCAATGGCGCTTGGATGACCTCCTATAAATCTCAATATGTAAAAAACACTAAAAACGAAAGACCTCACGTATCTATCGTTTGTAATTTCACAAAACCGACTTCGACAAAACCATCTTTACTCACCTTTAACGAAGTGACGACACTGTTCCATGAATTTGGACACGCCCTTCACGGAATGTTAGCAGACACCATATATCCGAGTTTATCCGGCACTAGTGTAGCATGGGATTTTGTAGAATTGCCGAGTCAAATCATGGAAAATTGGTGTTATGAAAAAGAGGCCTTGGCGCTCTTTGCTAAGCACTATAAAACGGGCGAGAGCATCCCTATGGAACTTATTGATAAGATCAAGGCGGCTTCAACATTTCAACAAGGAATGCAAACCTTAAGACAGTTGAGTTTTGGCTTATTAGACATGAGCTGGCACGGAGTTGATCCAACCGAAATAACGAATGTAAAGCAGCATGAAACCGCAGCGTTCCTAGAAACGCAGTTGTTTCCAGATGTGGCAGAAAATTGCATGTCAACAGCTTTTGCACATATCTTTCAAGGGGGATACTCCTCAGGATATTACAGCTACAAATGGGCAGAAGTTTTAGATGCCGATGCCTTTGAATATTTTAAAGAAAATGATCTTTTTGATCCTGAAATTGCAGCCGCTTTCAAAACACATGTATTGAGTAAAGGTGGAACGCAAGACCCTTTAGAATTGTATGTAAAATTTCGTGGTCAGAAACCAAAAGCAGAAGCCTTGCTAAAACGGTCAGGTCTTTTGAATTAG